The following proteins are co-located in the Limanda limanda chromosome 5, fLimLim1.1, whole genome shotgun sequence genome:
- the LOC133002156 gene encoding LOW QUALITY PROTEIN: proepiregulin-like (The sequence of the model RefSeq protein was modified relative to this genomic sequence to represent the inferred CDS: substituted 1 base at 1 genomic stop codon) has translation MLFWPHVLTKSVSPRLKTADSTSLSAGQGEQRPHAVKWSTQRCDSACDHYCLNKGQXIFLVDINEQHCTCEKGFHGLRCASPELVIQPMGEEQLIVTVFCVSLLIISLTGALYFCCKW, from the exons ATGCTGTTTTGGCCGCATGTTCTTACCAAGAGCGTCTCACCCAGACTGAAAACTGCAGACAgcacttctctctctgcag GGCAGGGAGAACAGCGCCCTCATGCGGTGAAGTGGTCAACACAGAGATGCGACAGCGCTTGTGACCACTACTGTCTGAACAAAGGCCAGTGAATATTTCTGGTGGACATCAATGAGCAACACTGCAC TTGTGAAAAGGGTTTTCACGGCCTCAGGTGTGCCAGTCCGGAGCTTGTCATCCAGCCAATGGGAGAAGAGCAGTTAATTGTGACTGTCTTCTGTGTCAGTCTGCTGATTATCAGTCTGACCGGAGCTCTGTACTTCTGCTGTAAATGGTGA